The DNA window TCAATTCTACCCGGAAAATTGTTTGTGTATGACTTTAGTCTGAGACAGCTATTCCCTCTTTCTGCCACAATATCGTATAAATATTGTTCCCTTGATGAGCTTGGGCTTATGCAAGTAATTAAAACTGTATGACCGATGCTTTCGATTCCCTTTTTGAGAAGAAAGAGGATACCGTCTTTTTCTGCTTGTAGAACAATGAATGCTTCGTTCTTGTTTAGGGTGACTGGTAGAGGGCTGTTATACTGGAAACGTCTTCCTGAATCCCAGTGCTTGCTGCTGAAATGTCCTGATAACTGATTGGACGAGCCAATGTAATGGCATTTTTGAATAGGGCAAGCACAAGGAGAGCAAACACAGAAATCTTCATGCTCTTTTCTCTTTGTATAATCCACGATTTCTACACAACCATATTGGGCATTTCGGCAGGGTGCTTTGACTGGATCGGTAATTTCAATATCCATACAGATAGTGTTACCCTCGTCATTGATGGGCATATATTCCTGAAGAAACATGGCAACTAACTCTTCATTCCACGAGGAACACATCATAAAACAATTCACCAATATAATTATGCTAGTTTTTAAAGTTTGCACAAATCAGTCAAAATAAAGCTTTTAAAATCGACGAGTCATCAACACATCCTTCAGGGAGATTGTATTTTTCACAACTTTTACGATAAAAACTCAAGTACTTTGAGTTCACAGTAGCTGGGAGGTTACAGAGCTAATCTTTCATAAATGACATTAGACGAGAATGGGAAGTAAAAGGGGTATGGAAATGGCATAAGTAAACTTTCGCCATTTTCAACAGGTTTATATTTGGCATCTAGCCTTTCATGGCTAAAACCAATATTGCTTTATAAATTACATCACTGATACGAACAAGGGAACAACAATTTTATAGTTCCATCAAGAAATCACAATCATCAACTACAAAAGAAACTGTTATTGACAAGGGAAATATGAATTTACAATAATTTATGAACATAATGGAAATCATTAATTACCTCTGCTGTAATCATTCCCCCGTTAACATGATCTTCCCCATCCTGCATAGTGAAAAAAATCAACCAACAGggtttaattaaaaatagagATAAATAAAAGCAATTGCCAATGGAAATTTGATGCTTTACAACAATGTCCAACAGCACAAAATAAAGCCACAGCCCACAAGCAACTTGAAGAAAATTGAAGGGTAATGCATACAAATGGATTTTGGGACATTtggcaattcagatatatcCCTTATTTGAAGCAAGATTACTGTCCACCAATTATCTGAGCAGAAAATTTAGAAAATGATTTGCAGCAAATACAAGTCCAATGATATTAATGAGATCAAATCAGTCAAATAATTGTGTAAAGGCCATATCCAAAAAGCATATCATGAGAAGTGCGTGCATAGAAAAGGGGATATGGACTAGTAGTAAGCCACTAAAAAGATTGCAAGGGACATCTCGTAGCAGTCAATATTGTATGGGAATGGTACAACATATTCCAAAATATAGTAAAGGACGAAATCTAATTAAAATATCAGACAATGGAAAAGGAAAAGAGATCTTGTAGTGACCGGAACTGGACATGGTAACAGGAACATATTTTTGTCCTTTTGATACTCGGGCACAAACAATACTAGCCTTTTAGTACATTCCGAAATCAAACATAAAGAAGACAAAAATCCAGACTTCTATGATCCTTGTGAATAATCAACTAAGAAACCTATGGAATACCAGGGAAAGAAACAAACTTCTGGCATAATTTACCTGATATTCATCCTGTTCAAGTAGAGGGAAATGCTCGACCTCTTGTGACATCATAGCCAATGGAATGCTGTCATCTTGGTTCCTATACCCAAGAATTCCCGTTCCAAGACCTCTTTCCTTGCAAACAACCTGCAAGAATTGGATGAAGTTGGTTATCCAATTGAATGCCAAGTGCATCAtaccatatatataatatacctCTCCAAAGCCATAACCACCAAGCTCTCGCTCATGCTTCTCCCTCTCGCTAATTTCTTCCTCGCCCCAGGAGGCTAAGCATGGAAAGATTGCAGGGGACAGTTCAGATGGTTCCCCAACAGCAATGCTCTCATAGTAAAAGAGCTGTAAACAAAAAAAAGATCATACAAGCACATAATCGTTATGATTagttataatatattattattgtaCTTGATACTGTCTAATGCAAGATCACTAGGGGATGACTTAGCCAAACATTTGTTAGGTCTCACCTGAAGAAATAAAAGACAACCACCAACAGCACGCTGCTTCCCTTGCCGATAACGTGCTACCTCTCGGACTAGCCGATCAAGTAAGAATTTACCCCAGTTATATTGATGGATGGCATCCATGTTCGTCAAAAAGTGGAGAAATGACGGGCTAACATCCTAGCCTCGCTGTGGGGCACAGAAGAGTGCCTAATACATAAAGGAGAAAAGATCTCTTAAAATCCTCTCCAGCTTCTGGAGCTGCCAAACGCTCCTCTAAGAGTCGAACAGAAATTCCACGATTTGTGGCATTGTATTTCTTGCGTAACTCAGCAATTAAGTCATCTGGTCCAGAGTTAACCACATCTTTCCCACTTGATGCCAACCCCATCACAAGCTCAACATCCCGAGGAGTTAATGGAATGCGCTCACCGCAAATCTCCAAGCTGCGTCGGACAGTGTTGAACCGCTCCAATAACCAAAGACAGAGACTGCGGCGCAAAGTTCGGCATCTGAGATTAAGGATACTACCAAACCGCATTCCATTTACAGCAGCCTTCTGTTCAGGAGTGAGCCGCTGCAACACATTTAACAATCGACCAGGAGAACACCTAGTGACAAGTTTGGTCTGCATGATACAGATCATAAATTCTATCACATAGAGGATTCCAGGGCGAGGATACGATAAATTTTTGCATATACAAATGCCTGAAAAAATAAAAGATGTAAATACTTGTCTTCTAGGCTTGGGAACACGGGCAGGTGTCGTGTTCAGGTATTTATCCCAAACTTCACGAGCACGGCTAGTGTATTTTGCTTTTTCTTCAGGAGTCATCAATTTCCATGCATCTGATGCAGCTTTTGTGGCCTGAAACAATCGTCAGTTACCACAACAATTTCAAACATTCTTCCTATATAATAaagaaaaagattaaaaaatataagattAATAAATATGATTACTGCTTTCAACCCTGAAGATTCGGGATGGGAAGCGGTGTACTCCTTAATAAATTCACGGCTGAAAGATGACATTGGATTATTAGTTTGACtgggaaaaaataaaatgaaaataactGGACACAAGATACCAGCTCAACTAAATTGAGTGCAATAATACCTAAAATGAACCCAAGAGCATGCTGGCCGAGGTGTTCCATCTTGCTTTTTCTTCCTTTTCCTACCCACGTCTGACTCCGTATTCCCTTTTTCCTTTCTCATTACCGACATCATATCATCTTCACTAGGTACCTTAATTTCAAAAGGCAGGTCATCATACGAGCACTTTTCAGAGAAGCATGAAACAGTAAGAATATGAAACCCACATGATCAACAGTTTATAGAACCTTAGTtgtcaaaaacgaaaaaaaCACAGTGAAGCGCACAGTTTGCGCTTCAGTGCACTTCAAAGAGCACGGCTTCCATGAAGCGTGGACGCATCATAGAAAAAAcagttttttatttaaaaaatccgACAGATGAGAAATCGGCCACTAAAAATATGATTTctctatttattaaaaaaatagagcAAGGAATACCCAAATATCTTGTTGTCTATGCCCCATGTCACCTCTGCCCTACGTCGCCTTTGCCTTTTGTCCTCACGTTTTAATATTTGATGCTCGAAAGATAAAAATGATGAtgatttaatatttgatatctcatgtttcatattttttaaaataaattgatttttttatctttttagaatattttatttattgcgTTTTAAATTCCGTGAAGCTTGCGCTTCACTTTGCACTTTAAGCTCGAGGACATCTGAGCGCTTTAACACGCCTTGCACTTTTGACAAATATGTATAGAACAAAACAGATAAAAAACAAtctgaaacaaaaaaaaaaaaattaaatgcacATCATTCAAGTAAGGAACTTAGAGTCCCCATATGGACTAAGAACACCTTAATCTGTCCATATCTTTCGTTGAGTTGATGGAAGTTTTCAATTATGCAAAAGAAGTAATGAGTTAGGGGAGAATCCAGTATTCAAGAAAACATAAACCCATGAGACACTAAAAATTGATTTCCGATAACCAACTAACAGAAG is part of the Primulina eburnea isolate SZY01 chromosome 1, ASM2296580v1, whole genome shotgun sequence genome and encodes:
- the LOC140802816 gene encoding E3 ubiquitin-protein ligase SINA-like 10; this translates as MDAIHQYNWGKFLLDRLVREVARYRQGKQRAVGGCLLFLQLFYYESIAVGEPSELSPAIFPCLASWGEEEISEREKHERELGGYGFGEVVCKERGLGTGILGYRNQDDSIPLAMMSQEVEHFPLLEQDEYQDGEDHVNGGMITAEEYMPINDEGNTICMDIEITDPVKAPCRNAQYGCVEIVDYTKRKEHEDFCVCSPCACPIQKCHYIGSSNQLSGHFSSKHWDSGRRFQYNSPLPVTLNKNEAFIVLQAEKDGILFLLKKGIESIGHTVLITCISPSSSREQYLYDIVAERGNSCLRLKSYTNNFPGRIEGSPPTDFLLVPFGFLNPNGALELEMCIWNSMDIGAG